In Leifsonia sp. AK011, the genomic stretch CGGCATCCGCCTTGATCACGCGCGGAGCGGAGAGGTGCGGCGCGGTGGCGGCCTGCGCGAACTTCGCACCGAACTCGCCGAAGGTGAGGTGCTCGCTGCGCTGTGCGATGAGCGAGTAGGCCGCGGCATCCCAGAAGGCCGTCGATCCGCCGTTGCCGAGCACGACCTCGTAGCCGTCCGGGATGCGGAAAAGCTCGCCGAGGCCCTCGCGCACTCGACCAACCAGGTTCTTGACCGGTGCCTGCCGGTGCGAGGTGCCGAGAATGGTCGCGCTCGCCGCAAGATGTTCGAGTTGCTCAGTGCGCACCTTGGAGGGGCCGCAGCCGAACCGTCCGTCGATGGGCAGCAGGTCAAAGGGAATGGTGAGGCTGGGCATGGGGACAATCCTAGATCGCGGCAACGTTAGGCTTGACTCCATGACGGACCTCGTCGACACCACCGAGATGTACCTGCGCACAATCCTCGATCTCGAGGAGGAGCACATCGTGCCTCTGCGCGCCCGCATCTCCGAGCGCCTCGGTCACTCGGGCCCCACGGTGTCCCAGACGATCGCCCGCATGGAGCGTGATGGTCTCGTCGTCGTCGAGGGTGACCGTCACCTGGAACTCACCGCCGAGGGTCGCTCCCGCGCCATCCACGTGATGCGCAAGCATCGTCTCGCCGAGCGTCTGCTCGCGGATGTCATCGGACTCGACTGGGCCTACGTGCACGACGAGGCGTGCCGGTGGGAGCACGTCATGAGCGAGCAGGTCGAGCGCCGACTCCTCGACATGCTCGGCAATCCCACTGAATCGCCCTACGGCAACCCGATCCCCGGGCTCGAGGAGCTCGGCGGAGTACCCGCCCCAGCCTTCATGGACGGCGTCATCAACCTGGTCGACTTCATCGGGGTCGACGGGGCTGTCCGCAGCGGTGTCATCCGCAGGCTCGGCGAGCCCGTCCAGTTCGAGCCGGAGCTCCTCCAGCAGCTCCAGAGCGCCGGAGTCCTCCCGGGCGCGACGGCCACATTCTCCGCTGCTGGCTCCTACGTCGCCGTGCAGGTCGACGGCTTCGAGGACGGCCTGGAACTGCCCAACGAGGTGGCCGTGCACATCTTCGTCGGAAGCTGACTCAGGGTTTTCCCAGCTTGACGGCGTTACCCCGCCGTGACAATCCAACGAACCTCGCGTACACTCGCAAGGTCCCCGGGGGCCAGAAATGCCGGCCCGGGACCCTGAGTTGAGCGCCTCGCTTTAGCCCGTCTCATCCAGGTACGTGGATACATACGAAACGGATGGGGCAACAACCTACAGTTGCCGAGGCGCCAGGAGGCTAAATCTCTTGACGAATGCAGGACCCGAGAACCACCGCAGTACCGAACTCGTAGTGCAGACCACGGCAACCCCCAGCCTCCCCGCACCCGCTTCCCGATTCGCCCGACCGTCGTCGGCGAAGCTCCGCTCGAGCGTTCTCAGCGCCGCCGTCATGACTCTCGTCGTGCCCGGCCTGTTCGCCACCGTCGCGCTGCCGGCCTACGCCATCAGCCCCGTCGACAAGTCGGGCGAGGAAGCCACCACCCAGCTTCAGGCCATGAAGACGACGGATGCCCAGAACCTCGCCGTCGCGAGTGCTTCATCGTCCTTCACCGCCTCGCGCGATGGCTTCAGTGCCACGACGCCCGAGGAGCTCGCCGCCGCACGCGCCGCCGAGGCGGAGGCAGCGGCCTCCGCCGCTGCTGCCGCAGTCGCGGCATCCGGCCCCTCAATCTCCGACCTTCTGGCCAACCCGCCGTACCCGAACTTCGACCTCGCGGCCGTCGCCGCGGTGGCCCAGCAGTACCAGGGCGTTCCCTACGTCTACGGGGGCGCGACCCCCGCGGGCTTCGACTGCTCCGGCTTCGTGTCCTACGTCTACGCGCAGTTCGGCATCGCACTGCCCCACTCGGTGAGTGGCATCGCCGCGAGCGGTACCGCGATCTCGACGGACGCCGCCCTCCCCGGTGACATCGTCACGCTCCCGGGCCACAACGGCATCTACCTCGGCAACGGCATGTTCATCGACGCCCCGGACTACGGTGACGTCGTGCGCATCCGCCCGATCTACGACAGCGGCTACTACATCGTTCGTATCGGCATCTGAGCTGGTTGGTGCGCCGCCGCCCCTGCGGCGCACGATTGGCTCGTTCCGCCGTTCTCCGGTTGTTCATTTCGCCGCAAGATCACGGTTTGTGTCGCGAACCCGGTGTTTCGCGATTCTGCGTTAGCCTGTAGCCCTCGGAGTAATTGCGTACGAGGAGAGCCCTATGTGCAGCAGGTCCAGCATCCAAACCGTGGATGCTCGTGCCCGCTTCTACATACGGCACAGCGGGCAGAGCGCGGTCAGCCGCGCGCGCCAATGAGGCATCGTCTTAGTTGACGGTGCCTTTTTTGTTGCCCGCACATCCTCCCCGCGCGTAGCTGGTCCGGGGTAGTCGAACTCGCCTGCAAGCCGTGCAGGCCCTTCGAGAGGATGAGCGTTGCGAACCCTGGTACTGAACGCGGGCTATGAGCCCCTCGCCGTCGTGTCCTTCAAGCGGGCCATCGTGCTCGTCATGAATCAGAAGGCGACCATCGTTGCTGCCGATATGGAGCACCCCGTCTGGGCTGCGGATGGCGCGTGGGAGAGGCCGTCCGTGATCATCCTCCGCAACTACGTGCGAATCCCGAGTGGTCGCCACGTTCCCGTGTCGCGCCGCGGAGTCCTCCGCCGCGACAACAACCGCTGCGCCTACTGCGGCGGATCTGCGAACACCATCGACCACGTCATGCCGCGGTCCCGCGGCGGCAAGGACAGCTGGGAAAACCTGGTGGCCTGCTGCCTCCGGTGCAACAACATCAAGGGTGACCGCACCCCAGCCGAGATGAACTGGAATCTGCGCACGCAGCCCCGCCCGCCGCACGGCACGTCGTGGTTGGTTCGGGGTGTCGAGCGAGCTCTCCCGGATTGGGAAGAGTACCTCGCACCTGCGGCTTAGCCGAGAATCCATTACGACAAATGGACTTTGCCGAGGCACCTCGCTAACCTCGAAGGAGTCCTTAGGCCCGGAGGGAACTTCATTCGTGGTTGACCGCACGCCATCCAACAACTTGGATGCGCTGTTCGACCCCGCTTCAGTGCGGGGTGTCGATGACCCGAACCCTCCCCAGCCGGTCCAGCACGTCTCCCGTCGCGCCGCTCGCGAAGCCGCGATGGCGAACGTGACCAGCGTGCCCGTGCCCACGTTCACCCCGTCCGCACCTGCCACCGAGCGCCGTCGTGCCTCGGTTCGCCGGCCGAAGGCTGCGGCTGTGAAGAAGTCGCTCACGACCTCCGAGGTGGCTCTGGTTCGGGCATCCCGCCCCGCGTCTGACAAGCGCAACCCGATCAGCGTGGTCGCGACCATGCTCGCCATCGGCGGCATGTTTGCGGTAGCAGCCCTGCCCGCCTATGCGAGCCAGGAGAACGAGGTCGCCACCACGGCCACCCTCGCGTCGACGTCCCTGTCGTCCCCCCTCTCCCAGACCATCGAGGTCGGGGCGGATGTCTCGGCTGTCGACGCAGTGCGTGACGGCTTCCACGCCACAACGCCCGAGCAGCTGGCCGAGGCGAACGAGGATGCGATTCGCGCAGCGGCCAACGAGGCGTATCTCGCGTCGGGCGCACGTGAGCTGGGCGACGACTACCCGTGGCCCTACGAGCTCACCGACGACCAGGGCGGCGGGCTGTCGCCCCTCAACTACTACTACCGCGAGTGCGTCGACTTCGTGGCGTGGCGCATCAACCGCGACCAGGGCTACTACCAGGCACCGTTCAAGTGGGTCTGGTCGAACCTCACCCCGTTCGGCGGCAACGGTGGCCAGTGGCAGAGCAACTGGGAGTCGCTGGGACGCACCGTCTCCAAGACCCCGATCGCTGGCTCCGTCGCATACACGGGCGGCAACCACGTTGCGTACGTCAAGAGCGTGAACGACGATGGCACCGTGACGCTCGAGGAGTACAACTACGTGCCCGGCATGTACAGTCAGCGCACGATCCCGGCGTCGTCCGTGGTGTCGTTCCTGTACCCGCCGACATAGGCGCCACTCTCTTCACGTCAGCGCCGAGTGTGCCGATATGGCTGCTAAAACGCGCCATATGACAGCCATTTCGGAACACTCGCCGCATCCTTGGGTGGCGTCCCGGCCCTAAACTGGATGCACCACGCCTCTGTAGCTCAATGGAAGAGCAACTCCGTCCTAAGGAGCAGGTTGGGGGTTCGAGTCCCTCCAGGGGCACCAAGCGAGTGTGACTACAATCCTCGACTTGTTCCGCGGCCGGCCTCTTTCACTTAGGAAAGCCCTCTCGGGAATCCTCAGCTTCCCAGCCAATTCGGCGAAGAACCGGAGGTCTCGTTCGTCTGATAACGGTGGTCAGGATGCTGTCTAGGTGTGCGTCTACTTGCGCGAGCAGCCTGCTTGACCTCTGTCACGGAAAAGACTCAGCGGTCTCGCCCACTCCAGGGCGATAGCAATCGACCGTGCGGAGTGAAATGGCTGTTGACCCTCAAAGTTGGGCTATGCGCAGGGCCGAACGTGCACTTGAATTTCACTCATAACAGCGTTAGGAGTGAAATGACTTACAGGAATGCTGCGACGGCGTTCATCGCGGAGCTTCGCGATATTAAGCGACGCGGCGCCGAGGTCACGGTACGA encodes the following:
- a CDS encoding CHAP domain-containing protein, coding for MVDRTPSNNLDALFDPASVRGVDDPNPPQPVQHVSRRAAREAAMANVTSVPVPTFTPSAPATERRRASVRRPKAAAVKKSLTTSEVALVRASRPASDKRNPISVVATMLAIGGMFAVAALPAYASQENEVATTATLASTSLSSPLSQTIEVGADVSAVDAVRDGFHATTPEQLAEANEDAIRAAANEAYLASGARELGDDYPWPYELTDDQGGGLSPLNYYYRECVDFVAWRINRDQGYYQAPFKWVWSNLTPFGGNGGQWQSNWESLGRTVSKTPIAGSVAYTGGNHVAYVKSVNDDGTVTLEEYNYVPGMYSQRTIPASSVVSFLYPPT
- a CDS encoding C40 family peptidase, which gives rise to MTNAGPENHRSTELVVQTTATPSLPAPASRFARPSSAKLRSSVLSAAVMTLVVPGLFATVALPAYAISPVDKSGEEATTQLQAMKTTDAQNLAVASASSSFTASRDGFSATTPEELAAARAAEAEAAASAAAAAVAASGPSISDLLANPPYPNFDLAAVAAVAQQYQGVPYVYGGATPAGFDCSGFVSYVYAQFGIALPHSVSGIAASGTAISTDAALPGDIVTLPGHNGIYLGNGMFIDAPDYGDVVRIRPIYDSGYYIVRIGI
- a CDS encoding HNH endonuclease is translated as MRTLVLNAGYEPLAVVSFKRAIVLVMNQKATIVAADMEHPVWAADGAWERPSVIILRNYVRIPSGRHVPVSRRGVLRRDNNRCAYCGGSANTIDHVMPRSRGGKDSWENLVACCLRCNNIKGDRTPAEMNWNLRTQPRPPHGTSWLVRGVERALPDWEEYLAPAA
- a CDS encoding metal-dependent transcriptional regulator produces the protein MTDLVDTTEMYLRTILDLEEEHIVPLRARISERLGHSGPTVSQTIARMERDGLVVVEGDRHLELTAEGRSRAIHVMRKHRLAERLLADVIGLDWAYVHDEACRWEHVMSEQVERRLLDMLGNPTESPYGNPIPGLEELGGVPAPAFMDGVINLVDFIGVDGAVRSGVIRRLGEPVQFEPELLQQLQSAGVLPGATATFSAAGSYVAVQVDGFEDGLELPNEVAVHIFVGS